From the genome of Ascaphus truei isolate aAscTru1 chromosome 15, aAscTru1.hap1, whole genome shotgun sequence:
ggatccccagggctaacgaaatcctgaagcagggcaagttcccttgttgcgatgtttttaatcccttgcgttctggaatcgtagccgctgtactttggtcttatccgcttgaagaaatcaggtaacaacagcaacagtaacaacagcaacacagcaacaacacaggaatgaggggtacaggcctttttaaggacaagggcctgtggggtttacattagcctcatcccattggcaaggaattatcttcctcctatcagaacctgccttGTCACATGTGCAAATCCTACAGCCAACCCAGGtaactgagcatgctcagtaagcagcttggtagcactgctaagtgaaaaggggccactcatttctggggacgcaatgtctggagtttggtcccaaggtgtgaaatatctaggaggagtaacaggacctgctactcagaaacatcctgattaagtgacactttaagaatctggggtctttcatgtatgcataacatttgttccttaatgcattacaaaggcaggcagaaaaaaatagcatcctgccggtacattttaaaactgcaacagaaaggcacttcatcaaaaatatatgtttcccttatgacaaagttatatttttaatatgtgtgttcttggggggttacactgaggctgcacccccaaaaatcagggtgctggctcactccgttcctaaattagcagtcttaaaaggggaacagcatataatattaacccctgcatccccaatacgaaataggggtaaccagccgagcccactgcctttattaatgcgctgattacccccattttcgccacaccgCCCCCTTGTCAACTAATGCCCAATATCACTGTTAGACAAATGAGGTTTTAAACATtgacacaaaatatatacacgtgtaaaaaaaaacaatcaagaacattcaaaatacagttaggtccagaaataattggacactgacacaattttcaaatTTTTGGGTCTGtccgccaccacaatggatttgatatgaaacaactgagatgcaatagaagtgcagactttcagctttaattcaaggggttgatcaaaaatatcgtatgaaacgtttaggaattgcaaccattttcatacgcaGTCCCATTATTTCAGGGGTATAGAAAAAATTGGGGAATGACCCCCATATGAATCTGCGGCTACCAAAACCGAGGTAGTAGATATATCAGTCCAATAGTAGCAAGAGAAAGACACCACTTAGTTACTGTTTTAAAACACTTAGAAACTGCATCCAGTCGAACTAATACAGGGTGGGGGGGCTAGCAACGCCGGTAGAAGTACAGATGGACACGTCCAGAGAAATGCCCAAAGGTAAGTCCATGAATTCCGGTAAACATAAACCTCACCTGCACCATGTGTCCTCGGATGTTAGAAtcagcggtcagtactcacgatATACTTCTGTGATCTGCCTATGATGCTGATTGTTGAGCAGCACGATTGCCTGCTGTATGTGGTGTCCGCGTGCCCCAGCCGGAAATGACGAACAAAGTGAAAGGAAAAAACAGGTGAcacagctcctccaatcagccaaacgcattagaaaaaataaaaaactttattaaattaaCAATGTGTATACCTTTAATTCCTCCACCATCTTTTAGTAGCAAATTTGTGACCAATTCAACACTATTGTTTTTAACccttgtttttattcattttttcttcGATTAATATGTTTGTTTTGACATTTCACTGTGTTTGTTATTTGCATGAGACACTTCTTATATCCGAATATATAGTGTGATTTAATGTTAATTCATTAATcatcaggagagaaggggaggtttGCCCCAGTTATTCTGTAGCCAATCGGATTGTAGTTCAACCTATATAGGAATGGTCTCATGATTAGGAaattcactctttgataaagtctgcatccggacgaaacgcgtcagagttttattCTTGCTGATGTTCACATTGTTAATTTAATaacgttttttattttttctaatgcgtttggctgattggaggagctgtgaccgccgtGTCACCCGTTTTTTCCTTTCCCATTATTCAGGGGCTCacatgtaattggacaaattaacacaatcataaataaaatgttcatttttaatactttgtcgagaatcctttgcaggcaataactgcttgaagtctggaacgcatggacatcaccaaacgctgggtttcctcctttgtgatggtctgccaggcctttactgcagctgtcttcagttgtttgttcgtgggtctttctgcattaagttttgtcttcagcaagtgaaatgcatgctcgatcgggttgagatcaggtgattgactcggccattgcagaatattccacttctttgccttaaataactcctgggttgctttcgcagtatgttttgggtcattgtccatctgtaaagtgaagcgccgtccaatcaacttcgctgaatttggctgaatctgagcagacaatatatccctatacacttcagaattaacCCGGctgttctgtcttctgtcacatcatcaataaacactagtgacccagtgccattgtaagccatgcatgcccatgccataatactgcctccaccgtgttttacagatgatgtggtatgcttcggatcatgagccgttccaaaccttctccatacttttgggggtgggaggggggggcagatatCCATATTGGCGATAAATGGTAACCCAGTAATAAATTAAtcaacaaattaaaataaattgataACCCCCATTTATTACCTCAGGGACTAAGGATTTGAAAATATTTTTgccactttaattggtgttttgcagctagtcagatttccttttaaatggttaaatatTATTAAACACTTTAAATGTATGATACActacatctactctcccggccctaatgctgcacatgttgtgttaaacccttcatttttacaaAGTACATCTACAGTTTCATCCTGAATTTTTTGTGATATGCCAACTTACCTCTCTTGCATGATCTTTcgtaagacagtttgtgtaacagtgactttttttGTCTCGTCTAGTACAAAAACACGCACCAATAATCCACCAATGCCAgcactgcaaggttgcttttagcagtcatGATTACCTCGTCAAACATCTGAAGatcaaacacccaaatgagtatatggaaaagatgaaGACAGAAaaatcttgcaacattccaataaatatgacagaaaatgcatctttcaaccagtcaaggcaattaataaaaaatgtaactgCTTCCCATTCCAAAATCTATATATTAGCagctgccacaggaaaagatcttggagaaagtgggaagagtctgacttggttatcagaccagaatGCACAGAAGAGAACACAGACCGGGCACAGAaagcatgtatgtggggaatgtgggaagggatttagtcagttatccggTCTCaccatacacaagaggacacacacaggggagagaccgcatttatgtggggaatgtgggaagggatttaggaaCTCATCCAAcctgaacaaacacaagaggacacacacaggggagagaccgcatgtatgtggggaatgtgggaagggatttagggaCTCATCCAACCTGaatacacacaagaggacacacacaggggagagaccgcatgtatgtggggaatgtgggaagggatttagtgacttatccagcctgaacagacacaagaggacacacacaggggagagaccgcatgtatgtggggaatgtgggaagagattTAGTGTTTCATCCAACCTGGAcgcacacaagaggacacacacaggggagagaccgcatttatgtggggaatgtgggaagggatttagggactcatccaacctgaacacacacaagaggacacacacagaggagagaccgcatgtatgtggggaatgtggaaagggatttaggGACTCATCCAACctaaacacacacaagaggacacacacaggggagagaccgcatgtatgtggggaatgtgggaagggatttagtcagttatccaatcTGAATACACACAAGAtgacacatacaggggagagaccgcatgtatgtggggaatgtggaaagggatttagtctgttatcccacctgaacatacacaagaggacacatacaggggagagaccgcatgtatgtggggaatgtgggaagggatttagggactcatccaacctgaacacacacaagaggacacacacagggtagagaccacatgtatgtggggaatgtgggaagggatttagtcagttatccggtctgaacatacacaagaggacacacacaggggagagaccgcatgaatgtgggaagggatttagtgacttatccagcctgaggacACATAGTGGCGAGACCTATCTCTAAAGTCAGGCATTCTTAGAGATAACCAGCGACTAAGACGCTCACATATAGGTGCacacgtgtatctgtgttatgCTAAATTGCAATGAAAAGTGAATTTAGTTTATTGTGCATAAAACGAGCattttaaaagtttaaaaaagttataacattttaaatgcaggttatttgtataattcttattgttgttttatttaaagaaaagtgttcttaatgttttatatttccatgctgttggttctaataaaatgtgcgtTTCCCATTATGCTGAAATGGTGTGTAGCCTCACTTAGCTTTGACTCAGAATAGTTTTGCCGTGACTATTACGCCGCAGGTGTTAGGCTGAAGACTGACTCTCCCCCACTAGCCGCTTCTAATGTAAATGTTATTACTGTTTATGGGGTTAATTTAAGTAGTTTTAGCGGTTAGAGTGGGGGTTTTAGGATACGGGTTTAAGGTAAGGGGGGCTTAGGATACAGGGGTTTTAGGGAAGGGGGTTGTCATGGTAactttatgacaagatataatttacaccaaaaatatctgggttgaactggacacggctgagatatgataaaatataatatattccttgaaaaaggtgaacacacaagatatatacaaataacagacaaaatatagatacttacttaagatggaatgatgaaacagtcaaatctggactggcagttcatacagcaatcttgaaaatcacaaagacactagccataggctgagccttgtttatatacaattatttcccattgaacacaacctaaacccagcccctctcataaatcagtggtgaggttgacagtctaacccagagtaaaactcctcccacccaaggacgtttaaaaactgcttttcctatctaaataacttcagttcagtaatacttactggcacgcgagacatattaatacattccggcacgcatgacgctcccaatgagactaaatattaccatgtaatactaaaattaagagagatattaatatttgtctcttagtacctgctagacatcatgtgtctgtaatcattatgtgcgaATCGGTCCCACGGATCCACAGGTGTtacttttagcatgttcagccgaggacatctcataatattcttatatttaattaggtcactcattctgatatctccttctgtaactgcacccctggcccccataaccccttgtcaagaaatgctttgaagctggaCCTCCTGCGTAGAGAACGTTTGTCactggtgctatatttcacacccaatgctccagacctgggtcctagctgtctctaccagcaatatacccttggcctgcaaattaggtattaacatacacaaaccccctctgtacttttcacacccaacttcaatcaagccttttgaagcccagatatttctgaaaagacaccacacatatttgtatgtccctaaaactgtagctcattaaccccttaagccccagtgtgtgtggtgcagacacttacaTGGTGATAATACATTGTAacgggaatatacattaggatgctgaagcaaggtaaaaacacattactggaccacagtccagttaaccccttgcttcccaggtgagagtaggggatggccaaatggggtgtagcccctttaatcccgggccaaaccccctctcccatgacacctcccctgctcaatgggtgccttgtgccccagctgcccaccctggcactgggacaccactggcatccttgaagcactcaataagtcctgaggggttggcctggcaaaatggtcctccggcattgtccagtacattgtcctggccacattggatagtgaagtccagaccctgctgagcagggctccaacgtggccgccgggcatcctcctttgccaccctctgccccccacccagtgcctggtgaaccaagcccattgtgaaggggcacctctgcagaccaggctgcatactgctcagagactggcatgtctctgcaccagcgagagaccagctatcaagcacaggccgttgctttcctgtcaaccaagtctgggaaagagctatgtcactatcctgtagggaccctacctgccctggccctgtgctcccctgtagctgctccgcaatacccttgcctctcctccctggctctggGGCAGTCCCCACCCCGAGTGGCATGACTTCTAGattccagaaaccacctggggtgctgactcctaccctctcctgtgcctcctgggaCAAAGTACCCAGATGCTTTGTTCCTGCCCACACAACTGAAGGCCAGGAAAcaagcacctgctaccaccactgctgctagggccagcatcactcctctcccctccactgtgctgcccttcctccctgtagctactcttggctgccctggggacagaaccctctgctgtacccccctagccctggctacAGCTCCTGGATGCCTACCTACCCACAGCCctacctctgggaaccctggggaatctgtcaggggggtcactcctggaaAGTCAGAACAAAGaacctcctgcctacctagcccatccctagcttctgccagctgcctgacaccccactgacctatctccccctgctccatagtgtctccctgcctagcctcccctaggcccagcacctcagcccctgctgatgactcctgctgcttacctccctgcagcccacctgcactccgctcccccctaggcaatcctaacccagaaaCTGGAACTATCTGAgtacacctacctccctgaccttgtctcccccttaccagggatgagctcaggggcacccctccagatgcaaccgccttagctcttggctggcaggcatccctggggtggcacaagcttgttGACAGCACCGAGCATTATTGTGGCCCGCTTGTTGACAGTGATAGCGTGCGGCGCCTGCCGGAGCTCCTCCACCACCGGTGGACAACCCCCCAGCAaggggctgctgagtccagagcggaAGAGCTTGATCTCCGGGCTCATTCCGGAGCGTCTCCGCTGCCGGTGGACTACCTCCCacaagaggctgctgagtccagagcggagttgcttgagcgccgggctcgtGCCGGAGCTTTTctgccgccggtggactaccccccgcaaggggctgctgagtccagagaGGAGATGCTTGAGTGCCGTGtcctgggagggggtaagcgggtcggtGCGGCACCGAtgccaggaactgggtccacttcgccgggaaccacgtcttgcccaacgcacacaccagtgctagctctttcatggAAAACGGacgggccgccgcaacggccgttacctctactggtgcaagacttccgtggtctccgagaccacctgATCCCTCCCCAAATCTCTGccatcccggagctgggtccattccctgctctccaagcggtttgatggttacagcagctgaaGCGGTGGTGCTTTGCTCAGCCGgacgggtttcatgctcaccgatcgccgcctctcagccttgccggctgccagtccccgcgccgacttgatgcactcctccggtttCGGTACCCAGCTCCAGTCACGTGGATGGccagcactttggttctggaggcaatacttctcacaagtaggggaacagtgaggaggtgccatatcttgtgttatatgttgtacactgtgtccAATATCTTTAGCCTTAGGAAATCGCAATTCacctcgagttcccactatattacagagtcccgcagtacactgtaatacaggttcagttcaatcccaccgctgccaccagttaattatatgcttgtcacggtaactttatgacaagatataatttacaccaaaaatacctgggttgaactggacacggctgagatatgataaaatataatatattccttgaaaaaggtgaacacacgagataaacaaataacagacaaaatatagacacttacttaagatggaatgatgaaacagtcaaatctggactggcagttcatacagcaatcttgaaaatcacaaagacactagccataggctgagccttgtttatatacaattatttcccattgaacacaacctaaacccagcccctctcataaatcagtggtgaggttgacagtctaacccagagtaaaactcctcccacccaaggacgtttaaaaactgcttttcctatctaaataacttcagttcagtaatacttactggcacgcgagacatattaatacattccggcacgcatgacgctcccaatgagactaaatattaccatgtaatactaaaattaagagagatattaatatttgtctcttagtacctgctagacatcatgtgtctgtaatcattatgtgcgaATCGGTCCCACGGATCCACAGGTGTtacttttagcatgttcagccgaggacatctcataatattcttatatttaattaggtcactcattctgatatctccttctgtaactgcacccctggcccccataaccccttgtcaagaaatgctttgaagctggaCCTCCTGCGTAGagaacgtttgtcacaggtgctatatttcacacccaatgctccagacctgggtcgtagctgtctctaccagcaatatacccatggactgcaaattaggtattaacatacacaaaccccctctgtacttttcacacccaacttcaatcaagccttttgaagcccagatatttctgaaaagacaccacacatatttgtatgttcctaaaactgtagctcattaaccccttaagccccagtgtgtgtggtgcagacacttacatggtgataatacattgtaacaggggaatatacattaggatgctgacgcaaggtaaaaacacattactggaccacagtccagtaaAACCTTTGCTTTCCATGTGAGAGTAGTGGGTGGCCGAATGGGGTGTAACcactttaatcccgggccaaaccccctctcccatgacaggggTTTAGGCACTTAATTTAGCGGTGAAAAGGCTAGCGGTGTGGTGAGTCGTGGCGAAAcggccgcgaccaaatgtcctacaGTGTCCCGTGAATACTGAGGTAGAGGACAGAGACACATACTAACGTCCCCAGTGAGGGACATTAATGCAGCCgcctttaaatactgtatatcatgTTCCTTTAATATCTCTAGGGAGCAGCAAGGGCTGACCATCTATTTCACAGGTTACACGTAGACATGAAAAGGCACCTGAGGGGTTAAGTGTCCCTTTATTATTGACATATGCAGTAATGATGTAACAAGTGGTGCCACCTCACGCAGGGACCTTTCCCACTGATGGTTACACTTGCACACCTCTATGGCAGAGATTCCTGTTACACATGCGCTGGCGTTACCTCCCCACAAGCACATTGCCAGGCTGAGGGAGGTGTTCATATGGGAATCTGAGGCAAACATCTATAGTCAGAatccaggagacacacacacaactttattttgtatttgtaactCTAACCCAGAATGAAAAGCATTTAGCTGTGGGGGGCAGGGCATTGGCGGATTTACTATTCACTATCAGTATGCAGCATCGGCGTGCTCATGCCCGAAATCCCAAAGGAAGAATGTGATTGGGCCTACCATGCACCCCACTGGTATTTGAACCTTGCTTTCTCCCGATCGGGGTACCCCTGTAACTGTCAGCTCAAGGCGCGAAGGCTAACCGGCATTGGGACCTTCGTGAGGGAGTTTTCAATCTCCCAAGGGTGGTGTTGCCTGGGGTTTTGTAGCACTTTTttggaaactaaataaaatggtgatttaaaagaagaaaatataccTAGAGATAATGGCCTCTAGTATACAGCACACGGAAACATAACATAAGAACAGTATCCcataggaaaagggagagagtaaAAAGATGTACAGTATAGCGAAGAAAAAGAGGATATGTAGGGGGGATATTATttctagtccctagcaccgttagtggttattatattactaatttaagtactcattatttgcttagtctgttgcaggcagtttgttTTGTTGTAATATTTATGGTTGTTGAACCCACTTGTGGGGTCTTTTCTCTGCCTGGCACGACGGTGTGTATTATAATTTCAAAATGGATTTTGTTAGCTGTGAGCAAAGGTGGATTTTTGCTTCAGGCCAGAAATGGAAAAAAGGAAGCCGGTTTAAGCCTTGTGCTGAATCAGCTGACAGATGTTGTATCGTGACTCAacgccaaagaagctgaactggcatctgcactgagtgaaaaaagaaatgcagaaggatagcttcaagacctgaggaaggatctggagtctgagcgtgctggccgcaagatggcagagaaacaaaagcgtgacttGTACGAGGCACTCAaggccctaaagactgagcatgatgctatgttggactctactgctgcccagctgGAGGTTTCTCAGCTAAATTTGgagaaaaaggtattggcccggcccaagcgtctgtatcccacagaaacGAATGCCAGTGAAGACAACGGTACAGTGAGAGCGGAGGACACCGCCCAATTGAAAAACAAGATTAAAAAGTTTGAACCGCCTGAGCAAGTGAGGCGCTCCAGGAAGCGTGACGGCAATACCTTTGCAGtattacagtctactttccacaaggcatggAATTGGAAGGCCAAGTTGCGATGGAGTAACACAGTAAGAATCCAGTCATACTGCAGTGTCCatgggacccaaagtggattccttgtcATTTTTTGCAGCCATGTTTTAAGCAGACAGGTTTAAAGTAGAATgttagtgctgaagtttaaaaggaagttgggAACTCTATTGAATTACTGatcatctttttcttctcttctcgGGTAAaccatatttcaaattgtctgtcgTCAAACCATCCCCTGCTGTGTCTACTTAAGTTATTGCTAGGTAAAaccatatttcaaattgtctgtctgtcttcaaATCATCCCTTGAAGTGTCTTAAttcaattcagctttcacacttgggcAAGACAACACCCATCTTAGAAAATCCATCTGTTTTAATGTCCCTCACGTGCAAATTTTGACAGAATTTTAAACGAGATAAAGAGGTTCAGGCTAAAATTAAAAAATTGGAAGAATCTGTTATTGgcataaaacaaaaaagtttcAGAGAGACAAATTAGACTACTTAAAGGACCAGGTTAGCAATTGGTCAAATAAAAATGTGGAGATAAAAGATAAGGATACTTCTAAACCGAACGAGAGGTTAAAATCAACCGATTCAATAAGTAGTCCTAAAATACTAGTGTCAGATGACCAGATTCATGTCACCAAGTTTGATAGACAATATTCTACCCATAAGGAACCTTTGAGAGATTTTAGAGTTTATGATTATAATCAGAATCAGTATCCCCCTAGAGAGTATAATCCCCAAATGGGGAATAATTATAGAGGGGGTAATTTTAATTATCACAAGAGACAGTACTATGAAAATCCTTATTCATATAGAGAGAATCAAAATTTTCATCAACCTCCACATTGGGGACCAAATTATCACAAGGGAGGATACAAAAGGTTTAGTAAACATCCCAGAAGAGATCAGTGGAGAGATTCTAAATTCCCATATGATCAGCATGAATATTCTAGACCACAGGAAGCATCAAAAAATGTTTATGGAAAACATGGTTATTCCAAACCGCAAGAAGCATATAAATCTGTTGATAAccaagaggggggtgggggtcagATATTTTTCGGACTCTCCTTTTTTAGGGGGAAAGGAGACCACGGAGAATGAAAAAAATGGTGAAAAAAACTTGAATCCGTGTCTCCATTCAAACAGATTTTCTCCCCTAAAAGAAGTGTCACTAGTGGCCTCACCcctaaaaagaaaaaatggagagGGACCAGAGGTGGGAGAAGGTGGAACAAAAAAGAGGATGAGGTAACTCAACCTAAAGGTATCTTTAATATTAgaaactagctgagagccccggcgttgcccgggatgtttgtggtgtgggtgtggcatttgggtggggagtggtccacacggcccatgtgcggtggtagtgctgctgtggctgtactgatggtgattgtatcggtgtgctgatttgggagggtttggtgctgatgtgggggtgcggatgtgggtgtgccgatgggggaagtgcaaaggtggcgatgtgtgggtgctgatgggggctgagaatggcggggagccgagaatgccagtgtgctgggggggcatgggataccggtgtgctgatgtggtggtgctggggatagtgtgtgtgtgtgtatacatgtttgtgtgtatacattgtatgtgtgtgtttgtgtgtatatacatgtgtgtgtgtgtgtgtgtgtgtgtatgtgtacatgtgtgtgtatacatgtgtgtgtgtgtgtatacatgtgtgtgtatgtatacatgtgtgtatgtatacattgtgtgtatatatatattgtgtatacaacatgtttgtgtgtgtatacacgtgtgtatacacatgtgtgtgtgtgtatacatgtgtgtgtatacacatgtgtgtgtatacacatgtgtgtgtatacacatgtgtgtgtatacatgtgtgtgtatgtataaatgtgtgtgtatgtatacattgtgtgtatgtatatattgtgtatacaacatgtttgtgtgtgtatagacgtgtgtatacacatgtgtgtgtatacacgtgtgtgtgtgtatacacatgtgtgtgtgtgtatacacatgtgtgtgtatacatgtgtgtgtatacatgtgtgtgtgtatacatgtgtgtgtgtatacatgtgtgtgtatacatgtgtgtgtgtatacatgtgtgtgtgtatacattatgtgtatgtatacctgtgtgtgagtgtatgtctccatgtgtgtgtgtacgtgtacatgtgtgtgagtatacgtgtacgtgtgtgtgtgtgtacgtgtctacgtctacatgtgtgtgtgtgcacgtgtacatgtgtgtgtgtgtctacgtatacatgtgtgtgtgtacgtgtgtgtatgtgtgtgtgtgtctacgtgtgtgtgtgtacgtgtgtgtgtgtgtgtctacgtgtgtgtgtgtgtctacgtgtgtgtgtgtgtgtgtctatgtgtgtgtgtgtgtgtgtgtgtctacgtgtgtgtgtttgtgtatacgtgtgtgtgtgtgtatacgtgtgtgtgtttgtgtacgtgtgtgtatgtgtgtgtgtgtgtgtatacgtgtgtgtatacgtgtgtgtatacgtgtgtgtgtgtgtgtacgtgtgtgtgtgtgt
Proteins encoded in this window:
- the LOC142466796 gene encoding uncharacterized protein LOC142466796 isoform X2 translates to MDVQKHAPIIHQCQHCKVAFSSHDYLVKHLKIKHPNEYMEKMKTEKSCNIPINMTENASFNQSRQLIKNVTASHSKIYILAAATGKDLGESGKSLTWLSDQNAQKRTQTGHRKHVCGECGKGFSQLSGLTIHKRTHTGERPHLCGECGKGFRNSSNLNKHKRTHTGERPHVCGECGKGFRDSSNLNTHKRTHTGERPHVCGECGKGFSDLSSLNRHKRTHTGERPHVCGECGKRFSVSSNLDAHKRTHTGERPHLCGECGKGFRDSSNLNTHKRTHTEERPHVCGECGKGFRDSSNLNTHKRTHTGERPHVCGECGKGFSQLSNLNTHKMTHTGERPHVCGECGKGFSLLSHLNIHKRTHTGERPHVCGECGKGFRDSSNLNTHKRTHTG
- the LOC142466796 gene encoding uncharacterized protein LOC142466796 isoform X3; this translates as MEKMKTEKSCNIPINMTENASFNQSRQLIKNVTASHSKIYILAAATGKDLGESGKSLTWLSDQNAQKRTQTGHRKHVCGECGKGFSQLSGLTIHKRTHTGERPHLCGECGKGFRNSSNLNKHKRTHTGERPHVCGECGKGFRDSSNLNTHKRTHTGERPHVCGECGKGFSDLSSLNRHKRTHTGERPHVCGECGKRFSVSSNLDAHKRTHTGERPHLCGECGKGFRDSSNLNTHKRTHTEERPHVCGECGKGFRDSSNLNTHKRTHTGERPHVCGECGKGFSQLSNLNTHKMTHTGERPHVCGECGKGFSLLSHLNIHKRTHTGERPHVCGECGKGFRDSSNLNTHKRTHTG